A genome region from Coffea arabica cultivar ET-39 chromosome 7e, Coffea Arabica ET-39 HiFi, whole genome shotgun sequence includes the following:
- the LOC113722825 gene encoding RNA exonuclease 4-like yields the protein MDSRHESSETLRNKCAACYRQFNKMEHLVEHMRTSYHSVHEPMCGICRKHCRSFESLREHLIGPLPKAECERIFKDRGCDLCLTVLSSRSALWNHREACQFSRSNNGVLCRLANLGIQDELRLDNSRAKVVALACKMVGGGSDGSLDLCARICLIDEHERIIFHAYVKPQLPVTNYRYETTGLRPEFLREAMPLKQVQRRIQDYLCNGEPIWHIRSRGGRARVLVGHGLDHDLKCLEMEYPPIMIRDTAKYPPLMKTSKLSNSLKYLTKAYLGYDIQTGQQDPYEDCVATLRLYMRMRSQNHDTEDCPLATDPQNRNNFASWRQNELERMTPEKLLEISRSDYYCWCLDSRTSHTNS from the exons ATGGACAGCAGACACGAGTCTTCTGAGACTCTGAG GAACAAATGCGCTGCATGCTATAGGCAGTTCAACAAAATGGAACACCTTGTGGAACACATGAGGACATCCTATCATTCGGTTCATGAACCCATGTGCGGAATTTGCAGGAAACATTGTCGATCATTTGAATCTCTGAGAGAACATCTTATAG GGCCGCTCCCGAAAGCAGAATGTGAGAGGATTTTCAAGGACCGGGGATGTGACCTTTGCTTAACAGTCCTGAGCAGTCGCAGTGCGCTCTGGAATCACCGGGAAGCATGCCAATTCTCACGTTCGAACAAT GGGGTTCTGTGTCGTCTGGCAAATTTGGGCATACAAGATGAATTAAGGCTGGACAACAGTAGAGCGAAGGTGGTCGCCCTGGCTTGCAAAATGGTTGGAGGCGGTAGCGATGGTTCTTTAGATCTGTGTGCAAGAATTTGCCTCATCGATGAGCACGAAAGGATAATCTTTCATGCATATGTCAAGCCACAGCTTCCCGTCACAAACTACAG GTATGAAACAACGGGATTGCGACCAGAATTTCTAAGGGAAGCGATGCCGTTGAAACAAGTGCAGAGAAGGATTCAGGACTATTTATGCAACGGGGAACCAATATGGCACATCCGTTCTAGAGGAGGAAGAGCTCGCGTCCTTGTGGGACATGGTTTGGATCACGATCTTAAGTGTTTGGAAATGGAGTATCCACCGATAATGATCAG GGACACGGCCAAATATCCACCACTTATGAAAACCAGCAAGCTTAGCAACTCGCTCAAGTATTTGACAAAAGCATACCTTGG CTATGACATTCAAACGGGCCAGCAAGATCCGTATGAAGACTGCGTTGCTACACTGAGGCTCTACATGAGAATGAGATCACAGAATCACGATACGGAGGACTGCCCTCTTGCTACCGACCCCCAGAACCGCAACAATTTTGCGTCATGGCGACAGAACGAGCTCGAGAGGATGACTCCTGAAAAATTGCTAGAGATCTCAAGGTCTGACTATTATTGCTGGTGCTTGGACTCCAGAACCAGCCACACCAATTCTTGA